In Lysobacter lycopersici, a genomic segment contains:
- a CDS encoding GFA family protein: protein MQQTYRASCHCGRVVAEADLDLEQPSFRCNCSICRRTRFWPAVARPEQFRLLQGDGALVKYVFAGEKNHHFFCGSCGVRVFGVGNDTPIGKMVGVNLGCLEDVSEETLSKIPVVAIDGMHDRMDTPEFFAHL, encoded by the coding sequence ATGCAACAGACCTATCGCGCCAGCTGCCATTGCGGGCGGGTCGTCGCCGAGGCCGACCTCGACCTCGAACAGCCGAGCTTCCGCTGCAATTGCTCGATCTGCCGGCGCACGCGCTTCTGGCCGGCGGTGGCGCGGCCGGAGCAATTCCGCCTGTTGCAGGGCGACGGCGCGCTGGTGAAATACGTCTTCGCCGGCGAAAAGAACCACCACTTCTTCTGCGGCAGCTGTGGCGTGCGCGTGTTCGGCGTCGGCAACGACACCCCGATCGGCAAGATGGTTGGCGTCAACCTCGGTTGCCTCGAAGACGTGTCCGAGGAAACGCTGTCGAAGATCCCGGTCGTGGCCATCGACGGCATGCACGACCGGATGGACACCCCGGAATTCTTCGCCCACCTCTGA
- the bioF gene encoding 8-amino-7-oxononanoate synthase: MARTDLRQRIADARAQRAARDRVRMRRTASRRDGVRFEVDGQWLTGFCGNDYLGLSQHFAVVNALQDTAAREGAGGVASHLICGHHAAHVALEREVADWLGVPSALLFGSGFMANLAVVQALLGEGDVCVQDRLNHASLIDAARLAGCSLRRYPHADAEGALRQLRGVPEGAALLATDGVFSMDGDVAPLKQLALVARAQRAVMYVDDAHGAGVLGPEGRGSVADAGLGVDAVPLQLVTLGKALGSYGAVVAGDAELVRHLAETARPYIYTTALPPAQAAASLAAVKLARRDQWRRDRLVASIARFREGAMKRGFELMPSDTPIQPLVCGEDARALAFAQALEAQGAWVAAIRPPTVPEGQARLRIAFSALHSDADVDGLLEALEWAREAVGNGFPVDRAARA; the protein is encoded by the coding sequence ATGGCCCGCACCGACCTTCGCCAACGCATCGCCGACGCGCGCGCGCAACGCGCCGCACGGGATCGCGTGCGCATGCGCCGCACCGCCAGCCGTCGCGACGGCGTGCGCTTCGAAGTCGACGGCCAGTGGCTGACCGGTTTCTGCGGCAACGACTACCTCGGGCTTTCGCAGCATTTCGCGGTGGTGAACGCGCTGCAGGACACCGCCGCGCGCGAAGGCGCCGGCGGCGTCGCCTCGCACCTGATCTGCGGCCACCACGCCGCGCACGTCGCGCTGGAACGCGAAGTCGCGGACTGGCTGGGCGTGCCGTCCGCATTGCTGTTCGGCAGCGGCTTCATGGCCAACCTCGCGGTGGTGCAGGCGCTGCTCGGCGAAGGCGACGTCTGCGTGCAGGATCGCCTCAACCACGCCAGCCTGATCGATGCCGCGCGCCTCGCCGGTTGCAGCCTGCGCCGTTATCCGCACGCCGATGCCGAAGGCGCGCTGCGGCAATTGCGCGGCGTGCCGGAAGGCGCGGCGCTGCTCGCCACCGACGGTGTGTTCTCGATGGACGGCGACGTCGCGCCGCTCAAGCAACTCGCGCTGGTCGCGCGCGCGCAACGCGCCGTCATGTATGTCGATGACGCGCACGGCGCCGGCGTGCTCGGCCCCGAAGGACGTGGCAGCGTCGCCGACGCCGGCCTCGGCGTCGATGCGGTGCCGCTGCAGCTGGTGACGCTGGGCAAGGCGCTGGGCAGTTACGGCGCGGTCGTCGCCGGCGATGCGGAGCTCGTGCGCCATCTCGCCGAAACCGCGCGCCCCTACATCTACACCACCGCGCTGCCGCCGGCGCAGGCCGCGGCCTCGCTGGCGGCGGTGAAGCTGGCGCGTCGCGACCAGTGGCGGCGCGACCGGCTCGTCGCGAGCATCGCGCGTTTCCGCGAAGGCGCAATGAAACGCGGTTTCGAACTGATGCCGTCGGACACGCCGATCCAGCCGCTGGTTTGCGGCGAAGACGCGCGCGCGCTGGCGTTCGCGCAGGCGTTGGAAGCGCAGGGCGCCTGGGTCGCGGCGATCCGCCCGCCGACCGTGCCCGAAGGGCAGGCGCGCTTGCGCATCGCCTTCTCCGCGCTGCATTCGGATGCGGATGTCGATGGCCTGCTCGAAGCGCTGGAATGGGCGCGGGAGGCGGTCGGCAACGGCTTCCCGGTCGATCGCGCAGCGCGCGCATGA
- the mnmG gene encoding tRNA uridine-5-carboxymethylaminomethyl(34) synthesis enzyme MnmG: protein MSDSFYQFDVIVIGGGHAGTEAALASARAGARTLLLTHAIETVGAMSCNPAIGGIGKGHLVKEIDALGGIMAKAADAAGIQWRTLNASKGPAVRATRCQADRSLYRAFIRRAVESQANLTVFQAAVDDLVVEQESVRGAITNTGLRFHAPAVVLTAGTFLAGKIHIGETQYAAGRMGDPPSTALAHKLREGRFVVDRLKTGTPPRIDGRSLDYSKMAEQPGDDPRPVMSFMGRTADHPEQVSCWITHTTERTHQLIRDALHRSPLYSGQIEGVGPRYCPSIEDKVVRFAEKASHQIFVEPEGLAVTEIYPNGISTSLPFDVQLDLVRSITGFERAHITRPGYAIEYDFFDPRGLKASLETKAAAGLFFAGQINGTTGYEEAAAQGLLAGVNAARFAQQKDAWSPRRDEAYLGVLVDDLITQGTSEPYRMFTSRAEYRLQLREDNADARLTPVGRDLGLVDDARWENFSRKREAIAAETARLSALWAAPNNALGASIARHIGVEVSRETNAIDLLRRPELDYAKLMQVPELGPGVDNAKVAEQVEIETKYAGYLDRQREEIARARRHESAAIPVGFDYAQVPGLSAEVLQKLERVRPETLGQAQRIPGMTPAAISLLLVHLERRQRERAA, encoded by the coding sequence ATGAGCGATTCCTTCTACCAATTCGACGTGATCGTGATCGGTGGCGGGCATGCCGGCACCGAAGCCGCGCTGGCCTCGGCGCGCGCTGGCGCGCGCACGCTGCTGCTGACGCATGCCATCGAGACCGTCGGCGCGATGAGCTGCAACCCGGCCATCGGCGGCATCGGCAAGGGTCACCTGGTCAAGGAAATCGACGCACTCGGCGGGATCATGGCCAAGGCCGCCGACGCCGCCGGCATCCAGTGGCGCACGCTGAATGCTTCGAAGGGCCCGGCGGTGCGCGCCACGCGCTGCCAGGCGGATCGTTCGCTGTATCGCGCCTTCATCCGCCGCGCGGTGGAATCGCAAGCCAACCTCACCGTGTTCCAGGCCGCGGTCGACGACCTTGTCGTCGAACAAGAATCGGTGCGCGGCGCGATCACCAATACCGGCCTGCGCTTCCATGCGCCGGCGGTAGTGCTCACGGCGGGAACCTTCCTCGCCGGCAAGATCCACATCGGCGAAACCCAGTACGCCGCAGGGCGCATGGGCGATCCGCCTTCGACCGCACTCGCGCACAAGCTGCGCGAAGGCCGCTTCGTCGTCGATCGGCTCAAGACCGGCACGCCACCGCGCATCGATGGGCGCTCGTTGGATTATTCGAAGATGGCCGAACAGCCCGGCGACGATCCCCGCCCGGTGATGTCGTTCATGGGCCGCACGGCCGATCATCCCGAGCAGGTGAGCTGCTGGATCACCCACACCACCGAACGCACGCACCAACTCATCCGCGACGCGCTGCATCGCTCGCCGCTGTATTCGGGCCAGATCGAAGGCGTCGGCCCGCGCTACTGCCCGAGCATCGAGGACAAGGTGGTGCGCTTCGCCGAAAAGGCCTCGCACCAGATCTTCGTCGAACCCGAAGGCCTGGCCGTCACCGAGATCTACCCGAACGGCATTTCCACCTCGCTGCCGTTCGACGTGCAGCTCGACCTGGTGCGTTCGATCACCGGTTTCGAACGCGCGCACATTACCCGCCCCGGTTACGCCATCGAATACGACTTCTTCGACCCGCGCGGCCTGAAGGCTTCGCTGGAAACGAAAGCGGCCGCAGGTTTGTTCTTCGCCGGCCAGATCAATGGCACCACTGGCTACGAGGAAGCCGCGGCGCAGGGCCTGCTCGCCGGCGTCAACGCCGCGCGCTTCGCGCAGCAAAAGGACGCGTGGTCGCCGCGTCGCGACGAGGCCTACCTCGGCGTACTGGTCGACGACCTGATCACGCAGGGCACGAGCGAGCCGTATCGCATGTTCACCTCGCGCGCCGAATATCGCTTGCAGCTGCGCGAGGACAACGCCGATGCGCGGCTCACGCCGGTCGGCCGCGACCTCGGCCTGGTCGACGACGCGCGCTGGGAAAATTTCTCGCGCAAGCGCGAAGCCATCGCCGCGGAAACCGCGCGCCTGTCGGCGTTGTGGGCGGCGCCGAACAATGCGCTGGGTGCTTCAATCGCGCGCCACATCGGGGTCGAGGTGTCGCGCGAAACCAATGCCATCGACCTGCTGCGCCGGCCCGAACTCGACTACGCCAAGCTGATGCAAGTGCCCGAACTCGGGCCCGGCGTCGACAACGCCAAGGTCGCCGAGCAGGTCGAGATCGAAACCAAGTACGCCGGCTACCTCGACCGCCAGCGCGAGGAAATCGCGCGTGCGCGCCGACACGAAAGCGCAGCGATTCCCGTCGGGTTCGACTATGCGCAGGTCCCGGGCCTGTCCGCGGAAGTGCTGCAGAAGCTCGAACGCGTGCGTCCGGAAACGCTCGGACAGGCGCAGCGCATCCCCGGCATGACGCCCGCCGCGATCTCGCTGCTGCTGGTGCACCTCGAACGCCGCCAGCGCGAACGCGCGGCCTGA
- a CDS encoding putative signal transducing protein: MFTTVARFADPLEAHIACGRLRAEGIDAHVADAHMGLANWEWRLAVGGTRVLVDESDADFAHKVIRDLDAGAYALDSDASSGATLQAPDRESWSSRLAWIALMLFNVPLPWRRRPPRDDEAVREV, from the coding sequence ATGTTCACCACCGTCGCCCGTTTCGCCGATCCGCTTGAAGCGCACATCGCCTGCGGCCGCTTGCGTGCAGAAGGCATCGATGCGCACGTCGCGGACGCGCACATGGGACTGGCGAACTGGGAATGGCGGCTTGCGGTTGGCGGTACGCGGGTGCTGGTGGACGAGTCCGACGCCGACTTCGCGCACAAGGTGATCCGCGATCTCGACGCGGGTGCCTATGCGCTGGATTCCGATGCGTCATCCGGCGCCACGTTGCAGGCGCCGGATCGCGAATCCTGGTCGAGCCGCCTCGCGTGGATCGCGCTGATGCTGTTCAACGTGCCGCTGCCGTGGCGACGCAGGCCGCCGCGCGACGACGAGGCGGTGCGCGAGGTCTGA
- the bioH gene encoding pimeloyl-ACP methyl ester esterase BioH, with the protein MFVETRGEGPPLVLLHGWAMHGGVFAPLVERLSSRFTLHLVDLPGHGYSRDSGVPLRLDACVDAVRDVVPHAPWCGWSLGGLVALHAAATRPGDVPALAMLCASPCFVKGEGWKHGVSAEIFRSFADGLRNDYRGTLQLFIALEAFGSDHAKDDIRSLRGELFARGEPSAEALAAGLELLETSDLRDALPTLSVPSLWIGGRRDRLVDPRAMQAAAALAPNASAHVIEHAGHAPFLTHADEVATLLADFATEHAA; encoded by the coding sequence CTGTTCGTCGAAACCCGCGGCGAAGGCCCGCCGCTGGTGTTGCTGCACGGCTGGGCGATGCACGGCGGCGTGTTCGCGCCACTGGTCGAACGATTGTCGTCGCGCTTCACGTTGCATCTGGTCGACCTGCCCGGGCACGGGTACAGCCGCGACAGCGGCGTGCCGCTGCGGCTCGATGCCTGCGTGGATGCGGTTCGCGACGTCGTACCGCACGCGCCGTGGTGCGGCTGGTCGCTGGGCGGGTTGGTCGCGCTACACGCGGCAGCGACGCGCCCCGGCGACGTGCCCGCGCTGGCGATGCTGTGCGCGAGCCCGTGCTTCGTGAAGGGCGAAGGCTGGAAACACGGCGTCTCCGCCGAGATCTTCCGCAGTTTCGCCGACGGCTTGCGCAACGACTACCGCGGCACGCTGCAACTGTTCATCGCGCTCGAAGCCTTCGGTTCCGATCATGCGAAGGACGACATCCGTTCCCTGCGCGGCGAATTGTTCGCGCGCGGCGAACCCTCGGCCGAAGCGCTCGCGGCCGGCCTGGAATTGCTCGAAACCAGCGACCTGCGCGACGCGCTGCCGACGCTGTCGGTGCCGTCGCTGTGGATCGGCGGGCGCCGCGACCGCCTGGTCGATCCGCGCGCGATGCAGGCCGCTGCCGCGCTCGCGCCGAACGCGTCCGCGCACGTGATCGAACACGCCGGGCACGCACCGTTCCTCACCCATGCGGACGAGGTGGCGACGTTGCTCGCGGATTTCGCGACGGAACACGCTGCGTGA
- the bioC gene encoding malonyl-ACP O-methyltransferase BioC, protein MNALYDAKQVRRAFSRAASGYDAAARLQHGVEARLLEMLDYRDDPALKREPPRVVVDLGCGPGRAAAAMQKRWPKANVLALDLALPMLRETRAASKRGINPFARRPQPVCADARALPLAENSVDVLFSNLCLQWVEDLDAVFAGFRRVLKPQGLLLLSTFGPDTLWELREAFARADEAPHVSPFADIAGVGDALVRAGFQQPVLEREVETTAYPDLAALMRELRAIGATNALAARRHTLTGRARFAAAERAYEPLRGSDGKLPATWETITAMAWAPEAGAPIREGGFDVARFPANAIPVRRR, encoded by the coding sequence GTGAACGCGCTATACGACGCGAAGCAGGTGCGCCGTGCGTTCTCGCGCGCGGCGTCCGGTTACGACGCGGCTGCGCGCTTGCAGCATGGCGTGGAAGCGCGGTTGCTGGAGATGCTCGATTACCGCGACGATCCGGCGTTGAAGCGCGAACCGCCGCGCGTGGTCGTCGACCTTGGTTGCGGGCCGGGGCGCGCGGCGGCGGCGATGCAGAAGCGCTGGCCCAAGGCGAACGTGCTGGCGCTCGACCTCGCCCTGCCGATGCTGCGCGAAACGCGCGCGGCGTCGAAGCGCGGGATCAACCCGTTCGCGCGACGACCGCAGCCGGTGTGCGCCGATGCGCGCGCGTTGCCGCTGGCGGAAAATTCCGTCGACGTGCTGTTCTCCAACCTGTGCCTGCAATGGGTCGAGGACCTCGATGCGGTGTTCGCCGGTTTCCGCCGCGTGCTCAAGCCGCAGGGCCTGCTGCTGCTCTCGACCTTTGGCCCGGATACGTTGTGGGAACTTCGCGAGGCCTTCGCGCGCGCGGACGAGGCGCCGCACGTCAGTCCGTTCGCCGATATCGCCGGCGTCGGCGATGCGCTGGTGCGCGCCGGGTTCCAGCAGCCGGTGCTGGAACGCGAAGTCGAAACCACGGCGTATCCCGACCTCGCGGCATTGATGCGCGAATTGCGCGCGATCGGCGCGACCAATGCGTTGGCCGCGCGCCGGCACACGTTGACCGGGCGCGCGCGTTTCGCCGCGGCCGAACGCGCTTACGAGCCGTTGCGCGGCAGCGACGGAAAGTTGCCGGCGACGTGGGAAACGATCACCGCGATGGCGTGGGCACCGGAAGCGGGTGCGCCGATCCGCGAAGGCGGATTCGATGTCGCGCGATTCCCGGCGAATGCGATTCCGGTGCGGAGGAGATAG
- a CDS encoding PH domain-containing protein — protein sequence MNDERIEWSGHPSQWQNLWWFVACVLLVPIPWAFWRWLETRNTTYTLTGQRLKTTRGVFTRSTEDLELYRVRDSRFEQNLAERMLGLGQVVLFTTDETSPEIRMTFIKDAEAVREKIRTLVEARRDAKRVRYLDAE from the coding sequence ATGAACGACGAACGCATCGAATGGAGTGGCCATCCTTCGCAGTGGCAGAACCTGTGGTGGTTCGTCGCCTGCGTGCTGCTGGTCCCGATCCCGTGGGCGTTCTGGCGCTGGCTGGAAACACGCAACACGACCTACACCCTCACCGGCCAGCGGTTGAAGACCACGCGCGGCGTGTTCACCCGCAGCACCGAGGACCTGGAGCTTTACCGCGTGCGCGACAGCCGCTTCGAACAGAACCTGGCCGAACGCATGCTCGGCCTCGGCCAGGTGGTGCTGTTCACCACCGACGAGACTTCTCCGGAAATCCGCATGACCTTCATCAAGGATGCGGAAGCCGTGCGTGAGAAGATCCGCACGCTGGTGGAAGCGCGCCGCGATGCGAAGCGGGTGCGGTATCTGGATGCGGAGTGA
- a CDS encoding double zinc ribbon domain-containing protein — MPGAVNFTTMAMVDGWRRAWRRAWPAHCLACGGRGAAGRDLCAACHAGLPWLRTACPRCALPLPTPGSVCGECLHRPPPLDAIHAAFLYAPPLDRLLPRFKFHGDLAAGRLLAALMRETAPSFPHDAVIVPVPLHRKRLRMRGYDQALELAKPLAATCGLPLRDDLLHRARATAAQSRLHADQRKRNLRNAFEVDSDCALPACVVLVDDVMTTGATLHAAAKALRKAGVARVEAWVCARVP; from the coding sequence ATGCCCGGGGCTGTCAACTTCACGACCATGGCGATGGTTGACGGCTGGCGTCGTGCCTGGCGCCGGGCCTGGCCGGCGCATTGCCTCGCCTGCGGCGGTCGCGGCGCCGCCGGACGCGACCTCTGCGCCGCCTGCCACGCGGGATTGCCGTGGTTGCGGACCGCCTGCCCGCGCTGCGCCCTGCCCTTGCCGACGCCGGGTTCGGTCTGCGGCGAATGCCTGCACCGGCCCCCGCCGCTGGACGCGATCCATGCGGCCTTCCTCTACGCCCCGCCGCTGGATCGCCTGCTGCCGCGCTTCAAGTTCCACGGCGACCTCGCCGCCGGGCGCCTGCTCGCCGCCTTGATGCGCGAAACCGCGCCGTCATTCCCGCATGACGCGGTGATCGTTCCCGTTCCCCTGCACCGCAAGCGCCTGCGAATGCGCGGCTACGACCAGGCGCTGGAACTGGCAAAACCTCTGGCCGCGACTTGCGGCCTTCCTCTACGCGACGACCTGCTGCATCGCGCCCGCGCCACCGCCGCGCAATCGCGCCTGCACGCGGACCAGCGCAAGCGCAACCTGCGCAATGCGTTCGAAGTCGATTCGGATTGCGCCTTGCCGGCGTGCGTCGTGCTGGTCGATGACGTCATGACCACCGGCGCGACCTTGCACGCCGCGGCGAAGGCCTTGCGGAAAGCCGGTGTCGCGCGCGTGGAAGCGTGGGTGTGTGCGCGGGTGCCGTGA
- a CDS encoding ArnT family glycosyltransferase: protein MNADSAAPARTHSRFPARAWIALLAVVLALGFLGVRGIWDPDEGRYTNVAMNMLDSGDWITPHRSEDVGHWTKPPLTYWAIAASVATFGRNPWAARLPSALAFLLCTWLVWRGARRLVPGSEDTAALAFATMALPFGASQYITTDFVLAACETLAMWAFVESRFDAPSRTRRWLLLMWVGFALAFLTKGPPGLLPLIAILAFDLLQPRGQRRRIFDIGGLALFVAIATPWFIAVVRANPGLSDYFIGDEVVNRVATDDFNRNGQWYGWLQVYAPTLLLGTLPWTLALLRWARRLPADVRGWWRNPQRRAGERAWLFPTLWLLLPLLVFCISRSRMPLYLLPLFPALALLVAMQRQREGRGLPDWRAIVAWAALLLALAAATGFWKTHKDASEWAQAIRERIPGTIDKVRFVEDMARYGLHVELGAQVEKLSMLPDPHAARFNPVNDTDVAHALAGSDSRMAGNADPDALWITKQENWPKVQARFTALGYRALPQGTPYQKRILFRVVPASGG from the coding sequence ATGAACGCCGATTCCGCTGCACCCGCACGCACGCACTCGCGGTTTCCGGCACGCGCGTGGATCGCCCTGCTCGCGGTCGTGCTCGCGCTCGGCTTCCTCGGCGTGCGCGGCATCTGGGATCCGGACGAAGGCCGCTACACCAATGTCGCGATGAACATGCTCGACAGCGGCGACTGGATCACGCCGCATCGCAGCGAAGACGTCGGCCACTGGACCAAGCCGCCACTGACCTACTGGGCCATCGCCGCCAGCGTGGCGACATTCGGGCGCAACCCGTGGGCCGCACGCCTGCCGTCGGCGCTGGCCTTCCTGTTGTGCACGTGGCTGGTGTGGCGCGGCGCGCGCCGACTCGTGCCCGGCAGCGAGGACACCGCCGCGCTCGCGTTCGCGACCATGGCCCTGCCCTTCGGCGCTTCGCAATACATCACCACCGACTTCGTGCTCGCCGCCTGCGAAACCCTGGCGATGTGGGCCTTCGTCGAATCGCGTTTCGATGCTCCTTCGCGAACGCGACGCTGGCTGCTGCTGATGTGGGTCGGCTTCGCGCTGGCGTTCCTCACCAAGGGCCCGCCGGGCCTGCTGCCGTTGATCGCGATCCTCGCATTCGACCTGCTGCAACCGCGCGGACAACGCCGGCGCATTTTCGACATCGGCGGACTGGCGCTGTTCGTGGCGATCGCGACGCCATGGTTCATCGCGGTAGTGCGCGCGAACCCGGGGCTGTCGGATTACTTCATCGGCGACGAAGTCGTGAACCGCGTCGCCACCGACGACTTCAACCGCAACGGCCAGTGGTACGGCTGGCTGCAGGTGTACGCACCGACGCTGTTGCTGGGAACGCTGCCGTGGACGCTGGCGCTGCTGCGCTGGGCGCGGCGCCTGCCCGCCGACGTGCGCGGCTGGTGGCGGAACCCGCAACGCCGCGCAGGCGAACGCGCGTGGTTGTTCCCCACGCTGTGGTTGCTGCTGCCGCTGCTGGTGTTCTGCATCTCGCGTTCGCGCATGCCGCTGTACCTGCTGCCGCTGTTCCCCGCGCTGGCGCTGCTGGTCGCGATGCAACGCCAGCGCGAAGGCCGTGGCCTGCCCGACTGGCGCGCGATCGTCGCATGGGCGGCGTTGCTGCTGGCGCTGGCGGCGGCGACCGGGTTCTGGAAAACGCACAAGGATGCGTCGGAATGGGCGCAGGCGATCCGCGAACGCATCCCGGGCACGATCGACAAGGTGCGTTTCGTCGAGGACATGGCCCGCTACGGGCTGCACGTCGAACTCGGCGCGCAGGTGGAAAAACTTTCGATGCTGCCGGACCCGCATGCTGCACGCTTCAACCCGGTCAACGACACCGACGTCGCGCATGCGCTGGCGGGCTCTGACAGCCGAATGGCTGGCAACGCCGATCCCGACGCATTGTGGATCACCAAGCAGGAAAACTGGCCGAAGGTGCAAGCGCGCTTCACCGCGCTCGGTTATCGCGCCCTGCCGCAGGGCACGCCCTACCAGAAACGGATTCTGTTCCGCGTCGTGCCGGCCAGCGGCGGTTGA
- a CDS encoding pyridoxal-phosphate dependent enzyme yields the protein MREHAFSEPALPDFDAVLDAAARIAAHARVTPVARSTRLDALAGAELFFKCEHQQRGGAFKFRGACNAVQSLDAPAAARGVATHSSGNHGAALALAAKLRGIACHVVVPEGANPVKLDAIRRHGAILHRCAPGIAAREAMCAQVQRDTCATLVHPYADARVIAGQGTAALELFAECGALDVLVVPVGGGGLASGSALSLAARSPRCELLLAEPADADDALRSLREGERRANAHVPTTVCDGLRGDLGAPNFAMLRTANAEVVAVDDEATLAALRALWQDPRLRVEPSSAIALAAVLAKPERVRGKRIGVILSGGNVDPDMLPTLLAGTMPRAS from the coding sequence ATGCGCGAACATGCCTTTTCCGAGCCGGCCCTTCCCGATTTCGACGCCGTCCTCGATGCCGCGGCGCGCATCGCCGCGCATGCGCGGGTGACCCCGGTCGCCCGGTCGACCCGGCTCGATGCACTGGCCGGCGCCGAACTGTTCTTCAAATGCGAACACCAGCAGCGCGGCGGCGCGTTCAAGTTCCGCGGCGCCTGCAACGCGGTGCAATCGCTCGATGCCCCGGCCGCGGCGCGCGGCGTGGCCACCCATTCCTCCGGCAACCACGGTGCGGCACTGGCATTGGCGGCGAAGCTGCGCGGCATCGCCTGCCACGTGGTGGTGCCCGAAGGCGCGAACCCGGTGAAACTCGATGCGATCCGTCGCCACGGCGCGATCCTGCACCGTTGCGCACCGGGCATCGCCGCGCGCGAAGCGATGTGCGCGCAGGTGCAGCGCGATACCTGCGCGACCCTGGTGCATCCGTATGCGGACGCGCGCGTGATCGCCGGCCAGGGCACCGCGGCGCTGGAATTGTTCGCCGAATGCGGTGCGCTCGATGTTCTCGTCGTGCCGGTCGGCGGCGGCGGCCTCGCCTCCGGCAGCGCGCTGTCGCTGGCCGCGCGTTCGCCGCGTTGCGAACTGCTGCTGGCCGAACCCGCGGACGCCGACGACGCGTTGCGTTCGCTGCGCGAAGGCGAACGCCGCGCCAACGCGCACGTGCCGACGACGGTGTGCGACGGCCTGCGCGGCGACCTCGGCGCACCGAACTTCGCGATGCTGCGCACGGCCAACGCGGAAGTCGTCGCGGTCGACGACGAGGCGACGCTCGCGGCCCTGCGCGCACTCTGGCAGGACCCGCGCTTGCGGGTGGAACCCTCGTCGGCGATCGCGTTGGCCGCGGTGCTGGCGAAGCCGGAACGCGTGCGCGGCAAGCGGATCGGCGTGATCCTCAGCGGCGGCAACGTCGATCCCGACATGCTGCCGACATTGCTCGCGGGCACCATGCCGCGCGCATCCTGA
- the bioB gene encoding biotin synthase BioB yields the protein MTPLRHDWSRNEIEALFDLPFPELLHRAASVHRAHFDPAEVQVSTLLSVKTGGCPEDCAYCPQAQRYHTGVEATKLMSTEAVVEKARQAKAAGASRFCMGAAWRSPHDRDIPKVAAMIREVKALGLETCATLGMLSNTQAHALRDAGLDYYNHNLDTAPEFYGEIIHTREMQDRLDTLAHVRDAGMKTCSGGIVGMGESRSQRAGLLQALANLPAHPDSVPINRLVEVQGTPLGDAHTSTLLDPFEFVRTIAVARIMMPKSMVRLSAGRETMSDELQALCFAAGANSIFYGEKLLTTGNPDTERDMALFARLGLRPMQIENATDHAIDACSTTVHAGITAAA from the coding sequence ATGACGCCGCTCCGCCACGACTGGTCCCGAAACGAAATCGAAGCCCTGTTCGATTTGCCGTTCCCCGAGCTGCTGCACCGCGCGGCGAGCGTGCATCGCGCCCACTTCGACCCAGCCGAGGTGCAGGTCAGCACCCTGCTGTCGGTGAAGACCGGCGGCTGTCCCGAGGATTGCGCCTATTGCCCGCAGGCGCAGCGCTACCACACCGGCGTCGAGGCGACGAAGTTGATGTCGACCGAGGCCGTGGTCGAAAAGGCCAGGCAGGCCAAGGCCGCCGGTGCCTCGCGCTTCTGCATGGGCGCGGCCTGGCGTTCGCCGCACGACCGCGACATCCCCAAGGTCGCGGCGATGATCCGCGAGGTGAAGGCGCTCGGGCTGGAAACCTGCGCCACGCTCGGCATGTTGTCGAACACGCAGGCGCATGCGCTGCGCGATGCCGGGCTGGACTACTACAACCACAACCTCGACACCGCGCCGGAGTTCTACGGCGAGATCATCCACACCCGCGAAATGCAGGATCGCCTCGACACGCTCGCGCACGTGCGCGACGCGGGCATGAAGACCTGCAGCGGCGGCATCGTCGGCATGGGCGAATCGCGTTCGCAGCGCGCCGGCCTGCTGCAGGCGCTGGCGAATTTGCCGGCGCATCCGGACTCGGTGCCGATCAACCGGCTGGTGGAAGTGCAAGGCACGCCGCTCGGCGATGCGCATACCTCGACCTTGCTCGATCCCTTCGAATTCGTGCGCACCATTGCGGTCGCGCGGATCATGATGCCGAAATCGATGGTGCGCCTGTCGGCCGGACGCGAAACCATGAGCGACGAGCTGCAGGCGCTGTGCTTCGCCGCCGGCGCCAACTCGATCTTCTACGGCGAGAAGCTGCTGACCACCGGCAATCCCGACACCGAGCGCGACATGGCGCTGTTCGCACGCCTGGGCCTGCGCCCGATGCAGATCGAGAACGCGACCGACCACGCCATCGATGCGTGTTCGACCACCGTGCACGCCGGCATCACCGCGGCGGCCTGA